The following are from one region of the Paraglaciecola sp. L1A13 genome:
- a CDS encoding VWA domain-containing protein — protein sequence MIDFNLTDFHFIRPLWLLGLIPLLLLIVFLRRIHQQRTGWQSVLPSHLYQHLVAQNGIKSSKPPLYILTIAWILASLALAGPTWQRLPQPVYQLNSGKVVVLDMSLSMRATDIKPNRLTRAKYKAIDLVKAIAEGETGLVAYAGDAFTISPLSSDGQNLTTLIPSLTPEIMPVAGSEPFLGLQSAIELLHNAGYQQGEIFWITDGIENNQVTEVSKLLASSSYRLSVLAVGTADGAPIQLINGDFLKDGTGAVVVPRLRASNLQTLARKGGGRYVTMRTDDSDIEYLKNQTRLSSEQEKENEADEKFGDKWQEMGPYLLLLLVPLAAYGFRRGLLGLFALFLLFPGYTPTASADWWDDMWQTKDQQGQHAFKQGDFNTAAAQFDDPIWRGAAAYKAQDYETALDAFKQAEGAQARYNEGNTLAQLGKIDDAIKAYEDALTIDPNHQDALDNKTALERQKQQQEQQQEEQQKDDQKEGSEQSKDQDKSKQDGEQNSSQDQQGNPQQQDSQNSEQDQSKNNETQGDQSQSEDSSAQDQPAQNEDENKDPNADEEQDGSSEPPDANQNETEQEESEQTSGADSMENETDAQQEQQATPVGGKAPEELTDEQKEKMQRMQTLLNRVPDDPAFLLKRKMQIENQQRRQQRTPTQRQRNW from the coding sequence ATGATTGACTTCAATCTAACCGATTTTCACTTTATACGCCCTCTTTGGCTTTTGGGACTTATACCGCTGCTACTTTTAATTGTGTTTCTGCGCCGAATTCATCAACAGCGCACAGGTTGGCAATCGGTTTTACCTAGTCATCTTTATCAACATTTAGTTGCGCAAAATGGTATCAAATCGTCAAAGCCACCTTTATATATTTTAACCATTGCTTGGATTTTAGCTTCATTAGCGTTGGCAGGGCCTACATGGCAACGCCTGCCCCAGCCAGTTTACCAACTCAACAGTGGCAAAGTCGTGGTATTGGATATGTCGTTGTCCATGCGAGCGACAGATATAAAGCCTAACCGTTTAACCCGTGCAAAATATAAAGCGATTGACTTAGTTAAAGCAATTGCCGAAGGAGAAACAGGACTAGTGGCATACGCAGGTGATGCATTTACTATTAGTCCATTAAGCTCCGATGGACAAAATTTAACGACCTTGATCCCCAGTCTTACTCCGGAAATTATGCCTGTAGCGGGCAGTGAGCCTTTCCTTGGTCTGCAATCTGCGATTGAATTACTGCACAATGCTGGTTACCAACAAGGTGAGATCTTCTGGATCACAGATGGCATTGAAAATAACCAAGTTACAGAAGTCAGCAAATTATTGGCTAGCTCCTCTTATCGCTTATCCGTTTTAGCCGTAGGAACAGCCGATGGCGCTCCAATACAGTTAATAAACGGTGACTTTCTCAAGGACGGCACCGGTGCAGTAGTGGTACCGAGACTGCGCGCTAGCAACCTTCAAACCCTAGCGCGAAAAGGAGGAGGACGATATGTCACCATGCGCACGGACGACAGCGATATTGAATATTTGAAAAATCAAACTCGTTTATCGTCAGAACAAGAGAAAGAAAATGAAGCTGATGAAAAGTTTGGTGATAAATGGCAGGAAATGGGTCCTTATCTCTTACTGTTATTAGTTCCTTTGGCCGCCTACGGTTTCCGCCGAGGACTATTAGGTCTGTTTGCGTTATTTTTGCTCTTTCCTGGATACACACCAACTGCTAGCGCCGATTGGTGGGACGATATGTGGCAAACCAAAGATCAGCAAGGTCAACATGCATTTAAGCAAGGCGATTTTAATACAGCAGCAGCGCAATTTGACGATCCAATTTGGCGCGGGGCGGCAGCTTACAAAGCCCAAGACTACGAAACTGCATTGGACGCTTTCAAACAGGCTGAGGGCGCACAAGCTAGGTACAATGAGGGCAATACGCTTGCTCAGCTAGGTAAAATAGATGATGCCATTAAAGCTTATGAAGACGCACTAACGATTGACCCTAATCACCAAGATGCCCTTGACAACAAAACCGCTCTGGAAAGGCAAAAGCAACAACAAGAACAACAACAAGAAGAGCAACAAAAAGACGATCAAAAAGAAGGGTCTGAACAATCAAAAGATCAAGATAAGTCAAAACAAGATGGCGAGCAAAATTCGTCACAGGATCAACAAGGCAATCCCCAGCAGCAAGATAGCCAGAACTCTGAGCAAGATCAATCGAAAAATAACGAAACTCAAGGCGATCAATCTCAATCTGAAGACTCCTCAGCGCAAGACCAACCGGCACAAAATGAAGACGAAAACAAAGACCCTAATGCTGACGAAGAGCAAGACGGTTCGTCTGAACCTCCAGATGCTAATCAAAACGAAACCGAGCAAGAGGAATCGGAACAAACCTCAGGGGCAGACTCAATGGAAAATGAAACTGATGCACAACAAGAGCAGCAAGCAACCCCAGTCGGTGGAAAAGCACCTGAAGAGCTCACCGATGAGCAAAAGGAAAAAATGCAACGTATGCAGACACTATTAAATAGGGTACCAGACGATCCAGCATTTTTGCTTAAACGTAAAATGCAGATAGAGAATCAACAGCGTAGACAACAACGTACACCAACTCAACGACAAAGGAACTGGTAA
- a CDS encoding VWA domain-containing protein, which translates to MFEFAWWWMWFTLPLPVLVYFLPAKAPIQSAALRVPYLPTGLQSVSQPPASKRIFLTFATIAWIALISAAARPQWLGEPISIPAEGRDLMIAVDLSGSMKIDDMQVNGRQVDRLQMIKSVLSDFIERRVGDRLGLIFFADTAYLQAPLTYDRETVAQLLDESLIGLVGEQTAIGDAIGLAIKRFKSKKESNKVLVLLTDGQNTAGNITPEQANELAVANGVTLYTIGVGADQMIVQSVFGNRRVNPSQELDEDMLTKLAETTGGRYFRARDAQSLQEIYGKLDELEPIARESRQMRPLQALYFYPLGLALLITFLLGLKPLLSAWMASAKPKSHQGAN; encoded by the coding sequence ATGTTTGAGTTCGCATGGTGGTGGATGTGGTTTACCCTACCCTTGCCTGTATTAGTGTATTTTCTGCCGGCTAAAGCCCCAATTCAATCAGCAGCGCTTAGGGTCCCTTATTTACCCACAGGTTTACAAAGTGTATCTCAGCCACCAGCAAGTAAGCGTATATTCCTTACGTTCGCGACTATCGCTTGGATTGCACTTATTTCAGCGGCAGCGCGACCTCAGTGGTTAGGTGAACCGATTAGCATCCCAGCTGAAGGGCGAGACCTTATGATTGCGGTAGACTTATCAGGCAGTATGAAAATTGACGACATGCAAGTAAACGGTCGTCAAGTCGACCGTTTACAGATGATAAAGTCAGTATTGAGTGACTTTATAGAACGGCGAGTGGGTGACCGTTTAGGTTTAATATTCTTTGCCGATACTGCATATTTACAAGCGCCTTTAACCTACGACAGAGAAACAGTAGCGCAATTACTCGACGAGTCATTGATAGGCCTTGTGGGTGAACAAACTGCTATAGGCGACGCTATAGGTTTGGCGATAAAGCGCTTTAAAAGTAAAAAAGAATCAAACAAAGTATTAGTACTACTAACTGATGGACAAAATACAGCAGGTAATATAACACCTGAACAGGCCAACGAATTAGCCGTCGCGAATGGCGTAACGTTATACACTATTGGTGTTGGCGCGGACCAAATGATTGTTCAAAGTGTATTTGGCAATCGTCGAGTCAACCCCTCTCAAGAACTAGATGAAGATATGCTAACGAAGTTGGCCGAAACTACAGGTGGACGCTATTTTCGCGCCAGAGATGCGCAAAGTCTGCAGGAAATATATGGAAAACTAGATGAACTAGAGCCCATTGCCCGCGAGAGTAGACAAATGCGCCCGTTACAGGCTTTATATTTTTATCCTTTGGGCTTGGCATTACTTATTACCTTCCTGCTTGGTCTCAAACCTTTGCTCTCAGCTTGGATGGCCAGTGCCAAGCCTAAAAGTCATCAAGGAGCAAATTGA
- a CDS encoding sigma-70 family RNA polymerase sigma factor, with protein sequence MNLRKHFKKASVSSDMLDKQKRYETLVYALHGDIFRYAYWLVRDKAVAEDIVQETFLRAWKSLDSLKDEKAAKSWLITILRRENARRFERKQFDLVDIDDVSISDDQLTHEVEIEHRELRTIMASLSEEYREPLMLQIMFGYSGEEIAAQLDLNKNTVMTRLFRARSQIKEALEKTNDNRERKNG encoded by the coding sequence ATGAATTTGCGAAAGCATTTTAAAAAAGCCTCGGTCTCTAGTGACATGCTAGATAAACAAAAACGATATGAAACCCTAGTCTATGCCCTACATGGCGATATATTTCGTTATGCGTATTGGCTGGTTAGAGATAAAGCAGTTGCCGAAGACATAGTGCAAGAAACTTTCTTGCGCGCTTGGAAGTCTCTAGATTCACTTAAGGACGAAAAGGCTGCTAAGTCTTGGTTGATTACGATCCTGCGGCGCGAGAATGCCAGACGGTTTGAACGTAAGCAATTTGATTTGGTTGATATTGATGATGTGTCTATCTCTGACGACCAGTTGACTCACGAGGTCGAAATTGAGCATCGAGAGTTACGTACGATAATGGCTTCCTTAAGTGAAGAATATCGTGAGCCGTTAATGTTACAGATTATGTTTGGATACAGCGGCGAGGAAATTGCGGCACAATTGGATTTGAATAAAAACACCGTGATGACCCGTCTATTTCGGGCACGAAGCCAAATAAAAGAGGCACTAGAGAAAACAAATGACAATCGAGAACGGAAAAATGGATGA
- a CDS encoding GNAT family N-acetyltransferase, with protein MSELYKTRVLSFEQMKLIDLYAILRLRQQVFVIEQQSIYDDIDNCDQVSMHICVYQEDELVGYARVREAEPGHLAKIERVVCGANHRGGGLGQMLIHLSVDLIQKHYCIENIMLSAQTHASDFYVKLGFQCQGVSYDDGGIEHIDMYLVNN; from the coding sequence GTGTCAGAGTTATATAAAACCCGTGTTCTGTCTTTTGAACAAATGAAGTTGATTGATTTATACGCAATTTTGCGATTACGTCAGCAGGTTTTCGTGATTGAGCAGCAAAGTATCTATGACGATATCGACAATTGTGATCAAGTGAGTATGCACATTTGTGTTTACCAAGAGGACGAATTAGTTGGTTACGCGCGAGTAAGGGAGGCAGAACCTGGCCACCTTGCTAAAATTGAACGTGTGGTTTGCGGCGCGAATCATAGAGGGGGTGGTCTGGGACAGATGTTAATCCACTTGTCGGTTGACCTTATTCAGAAGCACTATTGTATAGAAAATATTATGCTGTCTGCCCAAACTCACGCCAGTGATTTTTATGTCAAACTTGGCTTTCAATGCCAAGGTGTATCTTATGATGACGGAGGCATTGAGCATATTGATATGTATCTGGTAAATAATTAA
- a CDS encoding DUF3379 domain-containing protein yields the protein MDDLEFRRTIYADPNCDDIRVREAAAQDPAKQEFWSEQKRIDASMQAAMKIDVPDDLAHKLILRQTMQTHRHDKKRARVHLALAASLAFVVGVSFTLWQQQNYIDMSQQSLAHVYHEGPHALDANEDFSLQQVNAKLVQYGGHLDEEIGQVYYANHCDYKGVKSLHLVMQGENGKVTVFVVPHKDGYKANDKVSDGYLTAEAVELQNASLIVVSENVHDVEQTKDKLMKRMTFSA from the coding sequence ATGGATGATTTAGAGTTTCGCAGAACCATTTATGCTGATCCCAATTGCGATGACATTCGTGTCAGAGAAGCGGCAGCACAAGATCCTGCAAAACAAGAATTTTGGTCTGAGCAAAAGAGAATTGACGCCAGCATGCAAGCGGCTATGAAGATAGATGTACCTGACGATCTGGCGCATAAACTGATATTACGTCAAACGATGCAAACCCACCGTCATGATAAAAAGCGCGCGCGGGTTCATTTAGCATTGGCAGCGTCACTCGCTTTTGTAGTGGGAGTAAGTTTTACCTTGTGGCAGCAACAAAATTATATTGATATGTCACAACAGTCATTAGCACACGTGTATCACGAAGGTCCTCATGCCCTTGATGCCAATGAAGATTTTTCATTGCAGCAGGTGAATGCTAAATTGGTACAATATGGTGGCCATTTAGACGAAGAAATAGGCCAAGTTTATTATGCCAACCATTGTGATTACAAAGGTGTAAAAAGCTTGCATTTAGTCATGCAGGGCGAAAACGGTAAAGTGACCGTATTTGTTGTGCCCCACAAAGATGGCTATAAAGCCAATGATAAAGTAAGCGACGGGTATTTAACCGCTGAAGCGGTAGAATTGCAAAATGCTAGCTTAATTGTGGTCAGCGAAAATGTACATGACGTAGAGCAAACTAAAGACAAATTAATGAAACGAATGACTTTTTCAGCATAA
- a CDS encoding BatD family protein: MKFYTRYLFRSLLLFGALTTLAFAQVDELSATVDKNPVLADESITLSVVAVGDTSRDAFDPTPLNADFIVGRTSVSSQTKMINFDTTHTTVWTTALIPRKPGRFIIPSFTVEGKSSAPINMMVLPVTARQGTQGRDVYVTTSIDTKETYLQQQIRYTVKLLLARDLQRGSLSAPTLDNGEIRQIGKDAEYNDIVDGKRYRVIERTFAVIPQKSGTFTIQGPVFEGEVVQDRQQSFGFFSRSKTISRVGPPQEITVKPIPQNYTGTWLPSDYVELHEEWQPTDNQFTVGEPITRTLTLTAVGVDEAQLPEINSQYPQSVKVYPNQANTTTIEKDNTLIAQRTETIAIIPSQAGEITFAEVKVPWFNIVSGQVEYATLPERSVTVLPSKSDASLANMTPPQIPTQTDVISAPAPKVGLNTATPQVSVNSKWWSWSSWVLLFLWLITLAGWVIHVNRASRPTIKESPVSSAILSEKKAWKILLNASTKQDSNVIVPALNNWLNALCNQTNHSLAQLQRDLHHQPLNNEINKLYANKFSPSAHQWQSEQFIATVTALRKQLLGKQKSADTLAPLYQSK, encoded by the coding sequence ATGAAGTTTTACACCCGCTATTTATTTCGTTCACTTTTACTTTTTGGGGCCCTTACTACCCTAGCTTTTGCTCAGGTAGACGAGTTATCTGCCACGGTTGATAAAAATCCCGTTTTAGCTGATGAATCAATTACATTGAGTGTGGTTGCGGTCGGAGACACATCCAGAGACGCATTTGATCCTACGCCGTTAAACGCAGATTTTATTGTAGGTAGAACCTCCGTTAGCTCACAAACGAAGATGATAAATTTTGATACCACGCACACCACTGTTTGGACTACGGCCTTAATTCCACGTAAACCGGGTCGTTTTATTATTCCTTCCTTCACGGTTGAAGGTAAAAGTTCAGCGCCTATTAATATGATGGTACTGCCAGTAACTGCTCGCCAAGGTACGCAAGGGCGAGACGTGTACGTTACGACGTCTATCGATACGAAAGAAACGTACTTACAGCAACAGATACGTTACACGGTTAAACTATTACTCGCTCGAGATTTACAACGCGGTAGTTTATCCGCACCTACCCTTGATAACGGTGAAATAAGACAAATAGGCAAAGACGCTGAGTATAATGATATCGTTGACGGAAAACGCTACCGTGTTATCGAACGTACCTTCGCAGTTATTCCACAGAAAAGTGGCACCTTTACCATCCAAGGTCCAGTATTTGAGGGGGAAGTTGTACAAGACAGGCAACAAAGCTTTGGCTTTTTTAGCCGCAGCAAAACTATTAGCCGAGTAGGTCCACCGCAGGAAATAACAGTTAAACCGATTCCGCAGAATTATACAGGTACGTGGTTGCCCAGTGACTATGTTGAACTGCACGAAGAATGGCAACCTACCGACAACCAGTTTACCGTGGGTGAGCCCATCACACGTACACTTACGTTAACCGCGGTGGGTGTTGACGAGGCTCAACTTCCTGAAATCAATAGTCAGTACCCGCAAAGTGTTAAGGTGTACCCGAATCAAGCAAATACTACGACCATAGAAAAGGACAACACCTTAATTGCTCAGCGTACGGAAACAATTGCAATTATTCCTAGCCAAGCAGGCGAAATTACATTTGCTGAAGTTAAGGTCCCTTGGTTTAACATAGTAAGTGGCCAAGTTGAGTATGCCACCTTGCCCGAACGCTCGGTCACTGTGTTACCCAGTAAAAGTGATGCGTCCTTGGCAAATATGACTCCACCCCAAATCCCTACCCAAACAGATGTTATTTCTGCGCCTGCGCCCAAAGTCGGATTGAACACAGCGACACCTCAAGTTTCTGTTAATTCAAAGTGGTGGTCTTGGAGCAGCTGGGTGTTACTTTTTCTATGGTTAATCACCCTAGCGGGGTGGGTGATTCACGTCAATCGAGCCTCTCGTCCTACTATTAAAGAATCACCGGTATCATCCGCTATTCTATCTGAAAAAAAGGCATGGAAGATATTGCTAAACGCTTCAACAAAACAAGATAGCAATGTTATCGTGCCAGCATTAAATAATTGGTTAAACGCATTGTGTAATCAGACGAATCATTCATTGGCTCAGTTACAGCGCGACCTGCACCATCAGCCATTGAACAATGAAATTAATAAGCTCTACGCAAACAAGTTCAGCCCAAGTGCTCATCAATGGCAAAGTGAACAGTTTATAGCTACCGTGACAGCATTGCGTAAACAACTGCTGGGTAAGCAAAAAAGTGCCGACACCTTAGCCCCCCTGTATCAGTCAAAGTAG
- a CDS encoding MoxR family ATPase has product MPSAQFSQLQAYLDSQVIGQTTLTQNLLVALLADGHLLVEGPPGLAKTRAVNSLAKGVEGDFHRVQFTPDLLPADLTGTDIYRPETGQFDFQKGPLFHNLVLADEINRAPAKVQSALLEAMAERQITVGNKTYPLPELFLVMATQNPIEQEGTYPLPEAQLDRFLMHLEIDYPGAETELEVLKLTRNEALNSTPVAAPSLSQRDIFSARKAVLEIHLDDALERYLVELIIATRQPQKYSEQLASWIEFGASPRATIALDKCARAHAWLMGRDFVGPDNIQAVFHNVLRHRLLLSYEAEAEGVTSNQVLDSILQLVPVP; this is encoded by the coding sequence ATGCCTTCAGCTCAATTCTCCCAGTTACAAGCGTATTTGGATTCACAAGTTATTGGTCAAACAACCTTAACCCAAAATCTTTTAGTGGCTTTGCTCGCAGACGGACACTTGTTAGTTGAGGGGCCTCCGGGTCTTGCCAAAACTCGGGCAGTTAATTCATTGGCAAAAGGTGTTGAAGGAGATTTTCATCGCGTACAGTTTACTCCTGATCTGCTTCCTGCAGATTTAACGGGTACGGATATCTATCGGCCCGAAACAGGTCAGTTTGACTTTCAAAAAGGCCCACTTTTTCATAACTTAGTGCTCGCCGACGAAATAAATCGCGCCCCCGCAAAAGTGCAATCAGCCTTATTAGAGGCGATGGCAGAGCGGCAAATTACTGTTGGCAATAAGACCTATCCATTGCCAGAACTATTTTTAGTTATGGCTACACAAAACCCGATCGAGCAAGAAGGGACTTATCCTTTGCCCGAAGCGCAACTTGACCGTTTTTTGATGCATTTAGAAATAGATTATCCTGGCGCTGAGACCGAACTGGAAGTACTCAAGCTAACTAGAAATGAAGCATTGAATAGCACACCTGTTGCCGCGCCAAGCTTATCTCAACGAGATATTTTCAGTGCTAGAAAAGCGGTGCTGGAAATACATTTAGATGACGCGCTAGAACGTTATCTAGTCGAACTGATTATAGCAACGCGTCAGCCACAAAAATACAGTGAACAACTAGCCAGTTGGATTGAGTTTGGCGCAAGCCCTCGAGCCACCATTGCACTGGACAAATGTGCACGAGCACATGCTTGGTTAATGGGCAGAGATTTCGTGGGACCCGACAATATTCAAGCGGTATTTCATAACGTACTACGTCACCGTTTACTGTTAAGTTATGAAGCTGAAGCCGAAGGTGTCACAAGCAATCAAGTGCTCGACAGCATATTGCAACTTGTTCCAGTTCCTTAG
- a CDS encoding DUF4381 domain-containing protein, translating into MNPLDELKDIHTPPDISAWPPAYGWWLVAVFILLAVIAIALAVYKRYRHNAARRIALQELLLINSQQPDWPSSTNALLKRVCLYYMPAQKIANLYGHAWCESLTNQLPKAQHESFAKAMSELQILLYRACEPNDENFDLIQKQVALWIKRAKFTPTHSSSLTGAEHV; encoded by the coding sequence ATGAATCCGTTAGACGAATTAAAAGACATTCACACTCCCCCTGATATTAGCGCTTGGCCACCCGCATATGGCTGGTGGTTAGTCGCAGTATTTATTTTACTGGCGGTTATTGCCATCGCATTGGCTGTATACAAACGCTATCGTCATAACGCGGCTCGCCGAATTGCCTTGCAAGAACTATTGCTTATTAATAGCCAGCAACCCGACTGGCCAAGTAGCACCAATGCGCTGCTAAAGCGGGTTTGCTTGTACTATATGCCAGCGCAGAAGATAGCTAACTTATATGGCCATGCTTGGTGTGAATCGTTAACCAATCAGTTACCGAAAGCTCAGCACGAAAGCTTTGCAAAGGCCATGAGTGAGCTACAAATCTTACTGTATCGGGCTTGTGAGCCAAACGACGAAAATTTTGACCTTATCCAAAAGCAGGTAGCGTTATGGATAAAACGCGCAAAATTTACACCCACTCATTCGTCCTCTTTAACAGGAGCAGAACATGTTTGA
- a CDS encoding DUF58 domain-containing protein codes for MHVTQNVTQWLASHHSDGVNLQIKELLYYRTKASLLNLSLRRPAQAKLAGGYLAKTKGRGMEFDEARHYQAGDDIRAIDWRVTARTGKTHTKIYREEKERPVFVLADLSSSMHFGTQLLFKSAQVAHLTALIAWAAHKRGDRIGGLVFNQTEHKEFKPFSRQKAVLSLLNGLVKLHKPHDLQANKIPFSDACARLRRLAHPGSLVYVLSDFAHLNDAAQQHLAHLSRHCEVVAHPISDPFEHALPQSKYQQMLNLTDGQNEQQILIGEKRIATQYQTEHEQHFNNILNRLKHCRANVVPISCAISLEQQLAKRSSEKDA; via the coding sequence ATGCACGTTACTCAGAATGTGACCCAATGGCTAGCAAGCCATCATAGTGATGGGGTAAATTTGCAGATAAAAGAGCTGCTATATTATCGCACTAAGGCCAGCTTGCTTAATTTAAGTCTACGTCGCCCAGCCCAGGCTAAACTTGCTGGCGGGTATTTGGCCAAAACAAAAGGCCGCGGTATGGAGTTTGATGAAGCCAGGCATTACCAAGCGGGCGACGATATACGTGCTATCGATTGGCGAGTTACAGCACGTACTGGAAAAACCCATACCAAAATATACCGTGAAGAAAAAGAACGCCCGGTGTTTGTATTAGCGGATCTCTCAAGTTCGATGCATTTTGGTACGCAACTCCTTTTTAAGTCTGCCCAGGTAGCACACTTAACGGCACTGATAGCATGGGCCGCACATAAACGAGGCGATCGCATTGGTGGTCTTGTATTTAACCAAACTGAACATAAAGAGTTTAAGCCCTTCTCTCGTCAAAAGGCCGTACTGTCTTTACTAAACGGTCTGGTGAAACTTCATAAACCTCATGATTTGCAGGCTAATAAAATCCCTTTTTCTGATGCATGTGCTCGCCTAAGGCGACTCGCCCATCCCGGTAGTCTAGTCTACGTGTTGAGTGACTTTGCCCATTTGAACGATGCAGCACAACAACATTTAGCACACTTAAGCCGGCATTGTGAGGTTGTTGCTCATCCCATCAGTGATCCTTTTGAACATGCCCTTCCGCAAAGTAAATATCAACAGATGTTGAATTTAACAGATGGTCAGAATGAGCAACAAATATTGATCGGTGAAAAACGCATCGCCACTCAATACCAAACTGAACACGAGCAGCACTTCAACAACATTTTAAATAGATTAAAGCATTGTCGTGCCAACGTTGTCCCCATAAGTTGTGCTATTTCCTTAGAACAACAATTAGCTAAACGCAGTAGCGAAAAAGACGCATGA
- the putP gene encoding sodium/proline symporter PutP: METATFISLGLYFIAMLGIGVYSFKQANTDVEGYMLGGRNLSPKVTALSAGASDMSGWMLMGLPGAMYLTGLSSAWIAIGLVIGAYLNYVLVAPRLRVYTEVANNAITIPDYFENRFNDKKHILRILSSIVIVLFFTLYTSSGVVAGGKLFETSFGLNYELGLYITAGVVVAYTLFGGFMAVSITDFVQGCIMFIALVLVPVVVLVDLGGWQGVTQSLGTLDGQYLDMFVNASNGQVVSSIAIISMLSWGFGYFGQPHIIVRFMAIRSVNDIKTAQTIGISWMVVAITGALATGLLGLAYVTKNGTQLSDPETIFIYLSQLLFHPLIGGFLLAAILAAIMSTISSQLLVTSSSLTSDFYQVFFRRDASQHELIIVGRLSVVLVALVSIYLAYDRDSSILSLVSNAWAGFGAAFGPLILFSLFWKRMTLLSAISGMLVGALTVLLWIYLPLSVNGQPLSAWLYELVPGFILSSLTIVTLSLMSEQRDNTVIKTFEKVQLSLNESMANGKNA, translated from the coding sequence ATGGAAACAGCTACTTTTATATCCTTAGGATTGTACTTTATTGCCATGTTAGGTATTGGTGTTTACTCGTTCAAGCAAGCGAATACCGATGTTGAGGGCTACATGCTCGGCGGACGTAACTTGAGTCCCAAAGTTACCGCCTTGTCGGCAGGAGCATCGGACATGAGTGGTTGGATGTTAATGGGTTTACCCGGCGCTATGTATCTCACCGGTCTATCCAGTGCGTGGATTGCTATTGGATTAGTCATAGGGGCTTATCTAAATTATGTGTTGGTTGCCCCGCGACTGAGGGTCTACACAGAGGTGGCAAACAACGCAATCACCATACCCGATTACTTTGAAAACCGCTTCAACGACAAAAAGCATATCTTACGTATCTTATCCTCCATTGTTATCGTGTTGTTTTTCACTTTGTACACTTCTTCTGGTGTGGTCGCAGGCGGAAAATTATTTGAGACATCATTCGGTTTAAATTATGAATTAGGACTATATATTACAGCCGGTGTTGTAGTCGCTTATACCCTCTTCGGCGGTTTTATGGCGGTAAGTATTACTGATTTTGTTCAAGGTTGTATTATGTTTATCGCTTTGGTCTTAGTGCCAGTCGTGGTGCTTGTCGATCTCGGTGGATGGCAAGGGGTCACGCAATCTCTAGGTACCTTAGATGGGCAGTATCTTGATATGTTTGTTAATGCATCAAATGGGCAAGTGGTATCGTCCATTGCCATTATATCTATGCTGTCTTGGGGTTTCGGCTATTTTGGTCAGCCACATATTATCGTGCGTTTTATGGCAATCCGCAGTGTAAATGACATTAAAACCGCACAAACTATTGGTATATCCTGGATGGTTGTGGCGATTACAGGGGCATTGGCAACGGGTTTATTAGGACTCGCCTATGTGACGAAAAACGGCACTCAACTTAGTGATCCTGAAACTATCTTTATCTACTTATCACAGCTCCTTTTTCACCCTTTGATTGGCGGCTTTTTATTAGCCGCTATATTAGCGGCTATAATGAGTACTATTTCATCGCAACTATTGGTTACATCAAGCTCATTAACCAGTGATTTTTACCAAGTATTTTTTCGACGCGATGCAAGCCAGCATGAATTGATTATTGTCGGCCGATTATCGGTTGTATTGGTAGCCTTGGTTTCCATTTACCTCGCCTACGACAGAGACAGTAGTATTCTTTCTTTAGTGAGCAACGCTTGGGCAGGATTTGGCGCAGCATTCGGTCCCTTGATTCTGTTCAGCCTTTTTTGGAAACGCATGACGCTTCTCTCAGCCATAAGTGGCATGTTAGTGGGTGCGTTAACAGTGCTACTATGGATTTATTTACCGCTTAGCGTTAATGGTCAACCTTTGAGCGCATGGTTATACGAACTTGTACCAGGCTTTATCTTATCAAGTTTAACCATCGTAACGCTCAGCCTAATGTCAGAGCAACGTGACAACACGGTAATTAAGACGTTTGAAAAAGTACAACTATCATTGAATGAATCAATGGCTAATGGCAAAAACGCATAA